A section of the Pedobacter sp. HDW13 genome encodes:
- a CDS encoding OmpA family protein: MSISKVRIATLSIGLAVGSMAFQSCDSLTKTQKGAGIGAAAGGVIGALIGKKAGNTAVGALIGGAIGGTAGAFIGRRMDRQAAEIQKAIPNAEVIREGEGIIVKFDSGILFDFDKTALKDAAKTNIQSLASSLNQYPDTDIKIIGHTDSKGTEQYNQGLSERRAAAVKAYAVSQGVPSSRLVTIGKGFSEPIADNETDAGRAANRRVEIVIVANDALKASAQKQG, translated from the coding sequence ATGAGTATTTCAAAAGTAAGAATAGCGACATTAAGTATAGGGTTAGCAGTTGGTTCGATGGCATTCCAAAGCTGTGATAGTTTAACTAAAACACAAAAAGGAGCCGGAATTGGTGCTGCAGCTGGTGGTGTTATTGGAGCCTTAATTGGTAAGAAGGCCGGTAATACAGCAGTTGGTGCTTTAATTGGTGGTGCTATTGGCGGTACAGCCGGAGCATTTATCGGTCGTAGAATGGATAGACAGGCAGCCGAAATCCAAAAAGCAATTCCTAACGCTGAAGTTATTCGTGAGGGCGAAGGTATTATTGTAAAATTCGACAGTGGTATCTTATTCGACTTTGATAAGACTGCATTAAAAGATGCTGCTAAAACCAATATCCAGAGTTTGGCTTCATCATTAAATCAATATCCAGATACGGATATCAAGATTATTGGTCATACCGATAGCAAAGGTACAGAGCAATATAACCAGGGCTTATCTGAGAGAAGAGCAGCTGCGGTTAAAGCTTATGCCGTTTCGCAAGGTGTACCTTCAAGCCGCTTAGTTACCATTGGTAAAGGTTTTTCAGAGCCAATTGCTGATAACGAAACTGATGCTGGGCGTGCTGCAAACCGTCGTGTAGAAATTGTAATCGTTGCTAACGATGCGCTAAAAGCTTCTGCACAAAAACAAGGATAA
- a CDS encoding Gfo/Idh/MocA family oxidoreductase, with protein MDTNKTIGAGVLAYGMSGKVFHAPFLDAHPGFNLKAIVERSKKTAVNDYPNIISYNSVDELLADDEIELVVINTPNNLHYEHAKAALNSHKHILVEKPFTATTAQAKELFELADSVGKQIFFYQNRRWDSDFTSVRKVIESGKLGKLVEVHMRYDRYRNVIGPKAFKENPVEASGLLYDLGPHLLDQVIGLFGKPLSYHKILGKNRAGTLVDDYFSIQLSYPDSLNVFVTSSMLVVNPQAGFVLHGMNGSFIKHRTDIQEEQLLAGMKLSDPAYGIESESKDGVLTTIDADGNKTEETIPSERGSYLPLFEAVYQGIANNKLYPVTREDVLAQMEIIESPATA; from the coding sequence ATGGATACAAACAAAACAATCGGTGCAGGAGTATTGGCTTATGGTATGTCGGGCAAAGTTTTTCATGCCCCATTTTTAGATGCACACCCGGGCTTTAATTTAAAAGCTATAGTAGAACGCAGCAAAAAAACAGCTGTTAACGATTACCCTAACATCATAAGTTACAATAGTGTTGATGAACTTTTAGCCGATGATGAAATAGAACTGGTTGTAATCAATACCCCAAATAACCTGCATTACGAACATGCAAAAGCAGCTTTGAATAGCCATAAACATATTCTGGTAGAAAAGCCCTTTACTGCAACAACAGCCCAGGCAAAAGAACTTTTTGAACTTGCAGATAGTGTCGGTAAACAAATCTTCTTTTACCAGAACCGCCGCTGGGACAGCGATTTTACTTCGGTACGAAAGGTTATTGAAAGCGGTAAGCTGGGTAAGCTGGTCGAAGTACACATGCGTTACGATCGCTACCGCAATGTAATTGGGCCGAAAGCATTTAAAGAAAACCCTGTTGAAGCCAGTGGCTTATTATATGATTTGGGACCTCACCTTTTGGATCAGGTAATTGGTTTATTCGGTAAACCTCTAAGCTACCATAAAATTTTAGGTAAAAACAGGGCTGGTACCTTAGTTGATGATTATTTTTCGATCCAGTTAAGCTACCCGGATAGTCTGAATGTTTTTGTTACTTCTAGTATGTTGGTGGTAAACCCACAGGCTGGATTTGTTTTGCATGGCATGAACGGCAGCTTTATAAAACATAGAACCGATATTCAGGAAGAACAGCTTCTGGCAGGCATGAAATTAAGTGATCCGGCTTATGGTATTGAATCTGAAAGTAAAGATGGCGTATTAACCACCATTGATGCGGATGGAAACAAAACCGAAGAAACCATTCCGTCAGAAAGAGGAAGTTATCTGCCACTTTTCGAAGCTGTTTATCAGGGTATAGCCAACAATAAGCTTTATCCGGTAACGCGCGAAGATGTTTTAGCTCAAATGGAAATTATAGAAAGCCCTGCAACTGCGTAA
- a CDS encoding zinc-dependent peptidase — MMNSLPFVYLIPIFLIALYFILKKKKVAIEPLTDVDKKILDEYVDYYHNLDSTDKLRFEEKVATFFSTVKIEPVGLEMTTLDELLIASSAVIPIFGFDDWQYKNLTSVLLYPDTFNKDFQFEGGERNIMGMVGTGYMNGQMILSRSALRHGFSKSAGKENTAIHEFVHLLDKSDGATDGVPENLIAHEYTLPWIKMMHEEIEKIEDNKSDINPYATTNEAEFFAVVSEYFFEKPEQLKDKHPELYCQLSRIFAQQPAG; from the coding sequence ATGATGAATTCTCTTCCGTTTGTTTACCTGATCCCAATTTTTCTGATCGCCCTCTATTTCATATTGAAGAAAAAGAAAGTGGCGATAGAGCCCTTAACCGATGTCGACAAAAAAATACTTGACGAATATGTAGACTATTACCATAATCTCGACTCGACGGATAAACTGAGGTTCGAAGAAAAGGTTGCTACTTTTTTCAGTACGGTTAAAATTGAGCCTGTTGGCCTGGAAATGACCACGCTCGATGAGTTGTTGATCGCCTCTAGTGCAGTGATCCCGATTTTTGGTTTCGACGACTGGCAATACAAGAATTTAACCAGCGTTTTATTATATCCCGATACCTTTAACAAGGATTTTCAGTTTGAAGGGGGAGAACGAAATATTATGGGCATGGTAGGTACAGGCTATATGAACGGACAGATGATTTTATCGAGATCTGCACTACGCCATGGGTTTTCTAAAAGTGCAGGAAAAGAAAATACCGCTATCCACGAATTTGTTCACCTTTTAGATAAATCGGATGGTGCAACCGATGGTGTGCCAGAGAATTTAATAGCACACGAATACACCTTGCCGTGGATTAAAATGATGCACGAGGAAATTGAAAAGATTGAAGATAATAAATCGGATATTAATCCTTATGCTACCACCAACGAGGCCGAATTTTTTGCGGTAGTTTCAGAATATTTTTTCGAAAAACCCGAGCAGCTAAAAGATAAACACCCCGAATTGTACTGTCAGTTAAGCCGTATTTTTGCCCAGCAACCAGCCGGATAG
- a CDS encoding DUF6263 family protein, whose amino-acid sequence MKIFITLLCSLASLGVWAQKTYSLKQNYPTGNKYNFSFISDQIINQKISGRSINLTQAIGTDYTFDITEGHNGDKDIKVTYNRLFMKSTAMGNTMNLDSDEADSTKKGPFAGLKGASFYMTVASNGAIKTVAGIDRMLDNVAGKMTTDTAKLKAIKNALGKQFSAEVVKQTMESSFKIYPEKPIKIGDSWTVDTKLQMSMPIETITQYILKEVNDGVAILIVKGTLISKGSFEVMGNKMETDLKGTNSGETAVDLKTGIVLNSHLRIELYGKMKSMGQDIDFEMQGINKIVGKEIN is encoded by the coding sequence ATGAAAATATTCATCACACTTCTCTGCAGTTTGGCATCACTTGGTGTATGGGCGCAAAAAACGTACTCGCTTAAGCAAAATTATCCTACCGGTAACAAGTATAACTTTTCGTTTATTTCAGATCAGATTATTAACCAGAAAATCAGCGGCAGGAGTATCAATTTAACGCAAGCCATAGGTACCGATTACACTTTTGATATTACCGAAGGGCATAATGGCGATAAAGATATAAAAGTAACCTACAACAGGTTATTTATGAAATCGACTGCAATGGGAAATACCATGAACCTGGATTCGGACGAAGCAGATAGCACAAAGAAAGGACCGTTTGCAGGTTTAAAAGGGGCATCTTTTTACATGACAGTGGCCTCAAACGGTGCAATTAAAACTGTTGCAGGTATTGACAGGATGCTGGATAATGTGGCTGGGAAAATGACCACTGATACCGCTAAGTTGAAGGCCATCAAAAACGCATTGGGTAAGCAATTTAGTGCCGAGGTGGTTAAACAAACCATGGAATCTTCCTTTAAAATTTATCCCGAAAAACCGATTAAAATTGGAGATAGCTGGACGGTTGATACCAAACTGCAAATGAGCATGCCGATTGAAACCATTACCCAATATATTTTAAAAGAGGTGAATGATGGCGTTGCGATATTGATTGTAAAAGGCACTTTAATTTCGAAGGGAAGTTTTGAGGTGATGGGCAACAAGATGGAAACCGATTTAAAAGGCACTAATTCTGGAGAAACAGCCGTCGATTTAAAAACTGGAATTGTATTAAACAGTCATCTGCGCATTGAGCTCTATGGCAAAATGAAATCGATGGGGCAGGATATCGATTTTGAAATGCAGGGCATTAATAAAATTGTAGGGAAAGAGATTAATTAG
- a CDS encoding alpha/beta fold hydrolase, whose translation MKKFFFLFALSLFVFSQVKAQKIDTLSITLESVKYPYPVKYFPINTEGQDIKMAYMDIQPTQAANGKTAILFHGKNFGGYYWTEVIKALTQIGYRVIVPDQIGFGKSSKPFIHYSFHQMATWNSRLLDTLGVQKTVVLGHSMGGMLATRFALMFPEKTEKLLLENPIGLEDYKTFVPYVTTEQQYQTELKTTAESVRKYYQGSYFTYWKPEYEYLVGVAGGVTLSADYARWAKVAAMTFTMIYEQPVVYEFQNLKVPTVLFIGKEDKTIVGKGLLSPDQQSIHGQYRLLGKQTAAKIIGAKIIEFDACGHIPHIEIPTEFMVALTGSL comes from the coding sequence ATGAAGAAGTTTTTCTTTTTATTTGCCCTCTCACTATTCGTTTTTAGCCAGGTTAAAGCACAAAAGATTGATACGCTATCTATCACTTTAGAAAGCGTAAAATACCCCTACCCCGTAAAATATTTCCCGATAAACACCGAAGGCCAGGATATTAAAATGGCCTATATGGATATTCAGCCTACGCAGGCTGCCAACGGCAAAACGGCCATTCTTTTTCACGGTAAAAACTTTGGTGGTTATTATTGGACCGAGGTAATTAAAGCCTTAACCCAAATTGGTTACCGCGTTATAGTACCTGATCAGATTGGTTTTGGTAAATCATCAAAGCCTTTTATCCATTATAGTTTTCACCAGATGGCCACGTGGAACAGTAGGTTGCTGGATACCCTTGGCGTTCAGAAAACGGTAGTTTTGGGGCATAGTATGGGCGGCATGCTGGCCACACGCTTTGCATTAATGTTTCCCGAAAAAACGGAAAAACTTTTACTCGAAAACCCGATTGGTCTCGAAGATTATAAAACCTTTGTACCTTATGTAACGACTGAACAACAATACCAAACAGAACTTAAAACTACGGCAGAAAGTGTACGTAAATATTATCAGGGCTCTTATTTTACTTACTGGAAACCAGAATACGAATATCTGGTGGGCGTTGCCGGAGGGGTTACACTAAGTGCCGATTATGCACGCTGGGCTAAAGTGGCAGCCATGACATTTACCATGATTTATGAGCAACCGGTGGTTTACGAATTTCAGAACCTTAAAGTACCAACAGTGCTGTTTATTGGTAAAGAAGATAAAACCATTGTAGGTAAGGGTTTGCTTTCGCCCGATCAGCAGTCGATACATGGCCAGTACAGATTGTTAGGTAAACAAACCGCAGCTAAAATTATTGGCGCCAAAATTATTGAATTCGATGCCTGTGGCCATATTCCGCACATCGAAATTCCGACAGAATTTATGGTGGCTTTAACGGGTAGTTTATAA
- a CDS encoding GIN domain-containing protein, whose translation MKTSNKLLITLAALLIIIPIIVVAVNVKMNYRPSTGNDFVEEQVINAEPFDKVSQDKISIPIKSSFNAVNIPDAQRNGLELHFIKSTVTGVKIPADMKENINVSVNSEGILQINFDSKESKSVSHRYEVVILIYSPNVDKLNLNNSANLTLTAKTDSLSINIKNSGLLTFGSPITFSSNGKINRVINQTEIKNLNINLDSATFNSGNNNYKNLNIICKNSSVNIESEEKENKNIENLTINTFEKSEIKIDKVKIDKISGSLSDETTIAMPVKYLKQMLKD comes from the coding sequence ATGAAAACAAGTAATAAATTACTGATCACCCTTGCAGCTCTGCTAATTATTATCCCAATAATTGTTGTGGCCGTAAATGTTAAAATGAATTACCGCCCCTCAACAGGTAATGACTTTGTAGAAGAACAGGTTATAAATGCGGAACCTTTTGACAAGGTGAGTCAGGATAAAATTTCGATTCCAATCAAAAGTTCATTCAACGCTGTTAATATTCCAGATGCACAAAGAAATGGCCTTGAACTTCACTTTATTAAAAGTACAGTAACTGGCGTAAAGATACCTGCCGACATGAAAGAGAACATCAATGTAAGCGTAAATAGCGAAGGTATATTGCAGATCAATTTTGATAGCAAGGAGAGCAAATCAGTTAGTCATCGATATGAAGTAGTCATCTTGATATATAGCCCTAACGTTGATAAACTTAACCTGAATAACTCTGCGAACCTGACTTTAACTGCAAAAACAGATAGTTTAAGTATTAATATTAAAAATTCAGGGCTGCTAACATTTGGTTCACCTATAACATTTAGTTCAAATGGGAAGATTAACAGGGTAATTAACCAAACTGAAATTAAAAATTTAAACATCAATTTGGATAGTGCGACATTTAATTCAGGAAACAACAATTACAAGAATTTAAATATTATCTGTAAAAACTCATCCGTAAATATTGAGAGCGAGGAGAAGGAAAATAAAAATATAGAAAACTTAACGATTAATACTTTTGAAAAATCAGAGATTAAGATAGACAAAGTTAAAATCGATAAAATTTCTGGGAGTTTATCAGATGAAACAACCATTGCAATGCCTGTAAAATATTTAAAACAGATGCTCAAAGATTAA
- a CDS encoding GntR family transcriptional regulator codes for MEFRDNKAIYLQIAEYVCEHILLGKWKADEKVPSVRELAVEMEVNPNTVMRTYELLQNKNIINNKRGIGFFVDEAAAEHVKSYRKQQFITDELPSVFRNIYLLNIGFDELENQYKTFVKENFNA; via the coding sequence ATGGAATTTAGAGATAACAAGGCAATATACCTTCAAATAGCGGAGTATGTTTGTGAACATATTTTGTTAGGAAAATGGAAAGCCGACGAGAAAGTTCCTTCGGTGCGGGAACTGGCTGTAGAAATGGAAGTAAACCCCAATACAGTAATGCGCACTTACGAGTTGCTGCAAAATAAAAACATCATCAACAATAAAAGAGGTATAGGTTTTTTTGTAGACGAAGCTGCTGCTGAGCATGTAAAAAGCTATCGCAAACAACAGTTTATAACAGATGAGCTACCAAGCGTTTTCAGGAATATTTACCTGCTCAACATTGGTTTTGATGAACTGGAAAACCAATACAAAACGTTTGTAAAAGAAAACTTTAACGCCTAA
- a CDS encoding ATP-binding cassette domain-containing protein produces MIEINNLNFGYSKHKPLFKNMSMRLSNGHIYGLLGKNGAGKSTLLKNLAGLVYAQGGKLEVMGFNPAKRQPALLSQICFIPEEFYLPPVKIDSYLKANAPFYPNFDHQYLATLLKEFDIPVSNKLIDMSYGQKKKFIIAFGLATQAKLVIMDEPTNGLDIPSKAQFRKIMASALTDERCIIISTHQVRDLDNLIDTIIMLDENDVALKASVEEITTKLTFKKVKELDESIFYAEPSLSGYNAVMPNYHHEESKLDMELLFNAILAEKTKFKPLFS; encoded by the coding sequence ATGATCGAAATTAACAATCTGAATTTTGGCTACAGCAAGCATAAGCCATTATTTAAAAATATGAGCATGCGCTTAAGCAATGGTCATATTTATGGTTTGCTTGGAAAAAACGGTGCAGGTAAATCAACGCTACTCAAAAACCTGGCTGGTTTGGTTTACGCACAAGGAGGCAAACTGGAAGTAATGGGATTTAATCCCGCCAAAAGACAGCCTGCATTGTTGTCGCAAATTTGTTTTATACCCGAAGAATTTTATTTACCCCCGGTAAAAATCGATTCTTACCTCAAAGCCAATGCACCTTTTTACCCCAACTTCGACCACCAGTATTTGGCCACCCTTTTAAAGGAGTTCGATATTCCAGTAAGCAATAAACTGATCGACATGAGTTATGGTCAAAAGAAAAAATTCATCATTGCTTTCGGCCTGGCTACGCAAGCCAAACTGGTAATTATGGATGAGCCAACCAACGGGTTGGATATTCCATCCAAGGCACAGTTTAGAAAAATTATGGCTTCTGCATTAACCGATGAACGCTGCATCATCATTTCTACTCACCAGGTACGGGATCTGGATAACTTAATCGATACAATAATTATGCTTGATGAAAACGATGTTGCCCTAAAAGCATCGGTAGAAGAAATTACAACAAAGCTCACTTTTAAAAAAGTAAAAGAACTAGATGAGAGCATTTTTTACGCAGAGCCTTCCTTATCGGGTTACAATGCTGTAATGCCAAACTATCATCACGAAGAAAGCAAACTGGATATGGAATTGCTATTTAACGCCATCCTTGCCGAGAAAACCAAATTTAAACCTTTATTCAGCTAA
- the namA gene encoding NADPH dehydrogenase NamA has product MMSKLFSPFKIKDVTLKNRIVISPMCQYSAVDGFANDWHLVHLGSRAVGGAGLIIQEASAVTADGRITYADLGIWKDEHIEKLKQIVSFIHDNGAIAGIQLAHAGRKASCELPWNGGEQIAEGENSWQPVAPSPISFKPGQVVPHELSIKEIQDIVFAFRAAAKRALAAGYKVVEIHAAHGYLLHEFFSPLSNKRSDVYGGSFENRIRLVIDVVEAVQSVWPAELPLFVRISATDWTEGGWNENDSLQLTAVLKDRGVDLIDVSSGGNVPDAFIPAGPNYQVPFADKIRNEIGIYTGAVGVIVDAHQAEEILQEGKADLIFIARESLRDAYFPTHAAQVLGDDIEWPNQYVRAKRETLKK; this is encoded by the coding sequence ATGATGTCAAAATTATTTTCTCCCTTTAAAATAAAGGATGTAACCTTAAAAAATAGAATTGTTATTTCTCCAATGTGCCAGTATTCTGCTGTTGATGGTTTTGCTAACGACTGGCATCTGGTACATCTGGGAAGTCGTGCGGTAGGTGGTGCCGGCTTAATTATCCAGGAAGCTTCTGCCGTAACGGCCGACGGCCGGATTACTTACGCCGACTTAGGCATCTGGAAAGATGAGCATATCGAAAAATTAAAACAGATCGTTTCCTTTATTCACGATAACGGAGCCATTGCTGGCATTCAATTAGCACATGCCGGCAGGAAAGCCAGTTGCGAACTACCCTGGAACGGTGGCGAGCAGATTGCCGAAGGCGAAAATAGCTGGCAACCCGTTGCGCCATCGCCCATTTCTTTTAAACCAGGTCAGGTGGTGCCACATGAGTTGAGCATTAAAGAAATCCAGGATATTGTTTTTGCCTTCAGGGCCGCCGCAAAACGCGCCTTAGCTGCAGGTTATAAAGTTGTAGAAATACATGCAGCACATGGATACCTGTTGCACGAATTTTTTAGTCCATTGAGTAATAAACGCAGCGATGTGTACGGCGGGAGTTTTGAAAATCGGATTCGTTTGGTGATTGATGTTGTAGAGGCTGTACAGTCGGTTTGGCCGGCAGAGCTACCTTTGTTTGTACGGATTTCAGCTACCGACTGGACCGAAGGCGGCTGGAATGAAAACGATTCGCTGCAACTGACAGCAGTTTTAAAAGACCGTGGAGTAGATCTGATCGATGTTTCTTCTGGCGGAAATGTACCTGATGCCTTTATTCCGGCCGGACCAAATTACCAGGTTCCCTTTGCCGATAAAATCCGGAATGAGATTGGTATTTATACCGGTGCTGTGGGTGTGATCGTAGATGCACATCAGGCTGAAGAAATTTTGCAGGAAGGAAAGGCAGATTTAATTTTTATTGCCCGCGAATCGTTACGCGATGCTTATTTCCCAACACATGCGGCACAGGTTCTTGGCGATGATATTGAATGGCCAAACCAGTATGTTAGGGCAAAAAGAGAAACGTTAAAGAAATAG
- a CDS encoding TonB-dependent receptor, protein MKKLQLIGLVILYTLLGNTAFASALKDITGQVIDASTKQTLPGATIFIPDLKVTAVTNNDGAFTLKNLPTKGTYLVEVHYVGYKTATQMVNLSTGAGLQFSLQPTAIETKEIIITGSLISSTSKRNSASSAVVGKDLLLQPSTNLIDALTKIPGVSQITTGPSISKPVIRGLGYNRIVTLDDGIKQQGQQWGDEHGIEIDQFKSDRVEILRGAASLMYGSDALGGVINLLEPSTAPEGQVKGEFITNYSTNNGLTANSLMLNGNENGFVWRARGTYKNAYSFKTPTGYFPNSGFNETDLSGMVGLNKSWGYTHLNVSNFRNNIGFYEPALDDNGNFVKEDGSAFTNSDYKSRTLDYPRQDIRHFKIALNNNFVLGNGNLKADFGYQQNQRRELDGPDPALFFDLKTYNADLKYYIHETNGWQPVFGLSIDDAHSQNKGTEFLIPAYDTFGLGVFAYAKKNWENSTFSIGARYDFRKNNGKQLFDDGEELFAPFKNKFSNVSGALGFTHQFNDELNFKANAGSAFRAPNPAELGSNGVHEGTFRYEIGNSNLSPERSYQVDAALEYEGKIVSASVSVYNNYIHNYIYAANNGEIRDVDGTDFAVYRYGQVNANLYGTEASLTIHPVPFIHFENTFGYVHAQNNTLDKPLSFIPAGTLRNELRFEPKLKGTNDAYLSVGINSAFKQTRVDEVFETPTSGYTLLNAGIGATFNLGKQPVKLSVSANNLLNQKYYDALSRFKPGRFDQENPSLGVYNTGRNITFGLYIPFTVVK, encoded by the coding sequence ATGAAAAAATTACAGCTAATTGGCTTAGTAATTCTATATACCTTATTGGGCAATACTGCCTTTGCTTCGGCACTAAAAGATATAACAGGTCAGGTTATTGATGCCAGTACCAAACAAACATTACCGGGTGCCACTATTTTTATACCCGATTTAAAGGTTACTGCCGTAACTAACAACGATGGTGCTTTTACACTTAAAAACCTCCCTACGAAAGGCACTTATTTGGTTGAGGTTCATTACGTGGGCTACAAAACGGCTACACAAATGGTTAATCTTTCAACGGGTGCAGGTCTCCAGTTTTCGCTGCAGCCAACCGCTATCGAAACCAAAGAAATTATAATTACCGGAAGTTTGATCAGTAGTACCAGTAAAAGAAACAGTGCCTCATCGGCAGTTGTAGGTAAAGACCTGCTTTTGCAGCCATCGACTAATTTAATAGATGCCCTCACCAAAATCCCTGGCGTATCGCAAATTACCACAGGTCCTTCTATTTCTAAACCTGTGATCAGAGGTTTAGGTTATAACCGCATTGTAACTTTAGATGACGGAATTAAACAGCAAGGACAACAATGGGGCGATGAACATGGCATCGAAATCGACCAGTTCAAATCAGACCGTGTAGAGATTTTACGCGGCGCAGCATCTTTAATGTATGGTTCTGATGCACTTGGCGGTGTAATTAATTTATTAGAGCCCAGTACCGCACCCGAAGGTCAGGTTAAAGGTGAGTTTATTACCAATTACTCGACCAATAACGGCCTTACTGCAAACTCGCTAATGTTAAACGGTAACGAAAACGGTTTTGTTTGGAGAGCGCGTGGAACATATAAAAACGCATATTCCTTTAAAACACCTACCGGATATTTCCCTAATTCGGGCTTTAACGAAACCGATTTAAGCGGAATGGTAGGCTTAAACAAAAGCTGGGGTTATACACACTTAAACGTTTCGAATTTCCGCAACAACATTGGTTTTTACGAGCCTGCTTTAGATGACAACGGAAATTTTGTTAAAGAAGACGGAAGTGCTTTTACCAACAGCGATTACAAAAGCCGTACTTTAGATTACCCACGTCAGGATATCAGGCATTTCAAAATTGCCTTAAATAACAATTTTGTTTTAGGTAACGGTAATTTAAAGGCCGATTTTGGCTATCAGCAAAACCAACGCCGCGAACTGGACGGACCAGATCCTGCATTATTTTTCGACCTTAAAACTTACAATGCAGATTTGAAATATTATATCCATGAAACTAACGGATGGCAACCTGTTTTCGGTCTAAGTATAGATGATGCACACAGCCAGAACAAGGGAACTGAGTTTTTAATTCCTGCTTACGACACTTTTGGATTAGGCGTTTTTGCTTATGCTAAGAAAAATTGGGAAAACAGCACATTTAGCATCGGAGCACGTTATGATTTTAGAAAAAACAATGGCAAACAGTTATTTGATGATGGCGAAGAACTTTTTGCGCCTTTCAAAAATAAGTTTTCGAATGTAAGTGGTGCTTTAGGTTTTACCCACCAGTTTAACGATGAGCTGAACTTTAAAGCCAATGCTGGTTCGGCATTCCGTGCACCAAACCCAGCCGAATTAGGCTCGAATGGTGTTCATGAAGGAACTTTCAGATACGAAATCGGCAATTCGAATTTGAGCCCCGAGCGCAGCTATCAGGTAGATGCTGCTTTAGAATATGAAGGAAAAATTGTGAGTGCAAGTGTAAGTGTCTACAACAATTACATCCATAATTACATTTATGCGGCAAACAATGGCGAAATAAGAGATGTTGATGGAACCGATTTTGCGGTTTACCGTTACGGACAGGTAAATGCCAACCTCTATGGTACTGAGGCAAGTTTAACTATACATCCAGTTCCATTTATCCACTTCGAAAATACATTTGGATACGTACATGCCCAAAATAACACTTTAGATAAACCACTTTCGTTTATCCCGGCAGGAACATTAAGGAACGAGCTACGCTTCGAACCTAAATTAAAAGGCACAAATGACGCTTACCTTTCAGTAGGTATTAATTCGGCATTTAAGCAAACGCGTGTTGATGAAGTTTTCGAAACGCCAACCAGTGGCTATACTTTGTTAAACGCAGGTATTGGCGCAACCTTTAATCTGGGCAAACAACCCGTTAAATTATCTGTTTCGGCAAACAACCTTTTAAATCAGAAATATTACGATGCTTTAAGCAGGTTTAAACCAGGTCGTTTTGATCAGGAAAATCCTAGTTTAGGCGTATACAATACTGGAAGAAATATCACTTTCGGACTTTATATCCCTTTTACTGTGGTTAAATAA
- a CDS encoding TlpA disulfide reductase family protein: protein MKFLKKNLLNAALVLLLLVVIFVPDAKAFLIKGLMEIGFYKPEIETPIAPDMSLSGIRFKDAKGNLVDLGDLKGKVIFLNFWATWCPPCRAEMPSVNKLYKQFKDDKNVVFIFADADGDLGKSTRFMADRKYEMPVYKVESNVPEEIFSGVLPTTIIFDKQGRLSLRHEGAADYADKKIVDFLNKLSRSN from the coding sequence TTGAAATTTCTTAAGAAAAACCTCCTAAACGCTGCGTTAGTGTTGTTGCTACTGGTTGTGATCTTTGTACCCGATGCCAAAGCTTTTTTAATTAAAGGTTTGATGGAGATTGGCTTTTACAAACCCGAAATAGAAACACCTATTGCCCCGGACATGAGCCTGAGCGGTATCCGATTTAAGGATGCGAAAGGTAATCTGGTTGACTTGGGCGATTTAAAAGGTAAAGTCATCTTCCTTAATTTTTGGGCAACCTGGTGTCCGCCCTGCCGTGCTGAAATGCCATCAGTTAATAAATTGTATAAACAGTTTAAAGACGATAAAAATGTGGTATTCATTTTTGCAGATGCCGATGGCGACCTTGGTAAATCTACCCGCTTTATGGCTGACCGCAAATACGAAATGCCGGTTTATAAGGTGGAAAGCAATGTTCCTGAAGAAATATTTTCGGGTGTGCTACCTACTACCATCATATTCGATAAACAAGGCCGTCTTTCTTTGCGCCACGAAGGTGCAGCAGATTATGCAGATAAAAAAATCGTAGATTTCCTGAATAAACTTAGCCGTTCAAATTAA